The following are from one region of the Hymenobacter sp. YIM 151858-1 genome:
- the mutM gene encoding DNA-formamidopyrimidine glycosylase, whose product MPELPEVETYRRFLDELVVGQRVVALEVLDAKVLAVKEDDLRAAVVGATVTATRRLGKNCFLELSNGQALVLHFGMTGDVGAYRDQHDRPRFTRVALHLADGLRVAFIDPRKFGRIRVASSVAAYQREKHLGPDALDLTPDELATALARKKTLIKPVLLDQRLTAGLGNWIVDEVLFQAGIHPERVAASLSHAEVTRLHAAIQLVLRTAIGHEASYQRFPLSFIIHAREWQPYPVPNSDDYKRCPTDQTTIVKKYVGGRATYFCPICQKGT is encoded by the coding sequence ATGCCCGAGTTACCCGAAGTAGAAACCTACCGCCGCTTTCTGGATGAGCTTGTCGTGGGCCAGCGCGTTGTTGCCCTGGAGGTGCTCGACGCCAAAGTGCTGGCCGTGAAGGAGGACGACCTGCGCGCCGCCGTGGTAGGCGCCACCGTCACGGCCACGCGGCGCCTGGGTAAAAACTGCTTCCTGGAGCTTTCGAACGGGCAGGCGCTGGTGCTGCACTTTGGCATGACGGGCGACGTAGGCGCCTACCGCGACCAGCACGACCGGCCGCGGTTTACCCGCGTAGCCCTGCACCTGGCCGACGGCTTGCGCGTGGCCTTTATCGATCCGCGCAAGTTCGGCCGTATCCGGGTGGCCAGCAGCGTGGCCGCCTACCAGCGCGAAAAGCACCTAGGGCCCGATGCCCTCGACCTGACGCCCGACGAGTTGGCCACGGCCTTGGCCCGTAAGAAAACCCTGATCAAACCCGTGCTGCTCGATCAGCGCCTTACCGCCGGCCTCGGCAACTGGATTGTCGATGAGGTTTTGTTTCAGGCCGGCATCCACCCCGAGCGAGTGGCGGCCTCCCTGTCCCACGCTGAAGTAACCCGCCTGCACGCGGCCATACAGCTGGTATTGCGCACGGCCATCGGGCACGAAGCCAGCTACCAACGCTTCCCTCTTTCTTTTATTATACATGCCCGTGAGTGGCAGCCCTACCCCGTACCCAATTCCGACGATTACAAGCGCTGCCCCACCGACCAAACTACAATAGTAAAAAAGTATGTAGGCGGGCGTGCTACCTACTTCTGCCCTATTTGCCAAAAAGGCACCTAG
- a CDS encoding sulfite exporter TauE/SafE family protein → MEHLDATLALLCAFAFLAGFVDSIVGGGGLIQLPAMLLLLKGVPVPTVLGTGKVSSVAGTAAALRRYAGQVPIRWRAVGAAAVAAGLFSFLGARVVSLLPSELLRPLVLGLLVVIAIYTFWRKDFGTLHAPRLPESREPYYGVLIGVLIGFYDGFFGPGTGSFLLFAFVGVFGYNFLSASASAKVVNVATNLTALAYFAYTGHILWQVALPMAACNMLGSSLGARTALKQGVGFVRVLFLAVVGGIILKLGADTFGLRL, encoded by the coding sequence ATGGAACACCTCGACGCTACGCTGGCGCTGCTTTGTGCCTTTGCTTTTCTGGCTGGTTTTGTTGACTCGATCGTGGGCGGCGGCGGGCTGATTCAGCTGCCCGCCATGCTGCTGCTGCTGAAGGGCGTGCCGGTGCCCACGGTGCTCGGCACGGGCAAGGTATCGTCGGTGGCCGGTACGGCGGCGGCGCTGCGGCGCTACGCCGGGCAGGTGCCCATTCGGTGGCGGGCAGTAGGGGCGGCGGCCGTTGCGGCCGGGCTGTTTTCGTTTTTGGGGGCGCGGGTGGTTTCGCTGCTGCCCTCGGAGCTGCTGCGGCCGCTGGTGCTGGGCTTGCTGGTGGTTATTGCCATCTACACCTTTTGGCGCAAAGATTTCGGCACCCTCCACGCGCCGCGCCTCCCCGAAAGCCGCGAGCCGTACTACGGCGTGCTCATCGGCGTGCTAATCGGGTTTTACGACGGGTTTTTCGGGCCCGGTACCGGCAGCTTTCTGCTGTTTGCCTTTGTCGGGGTTTTTGGCTACAACTTCCTCAGCGCGTCGGCTTCGGCCAAGGTGGTGAACGTGGCCACCAACCTCACGGCCCTGGCTTATTTCGCTTACACCGGGCATATTCTGTGGCAAGTGGCCCTGCCCATGGCCGCCTGCAACATGCTGGGCTCCAGCCTAGGTGCGCGCACGGCCCTCAAGCAAGGGGTGGGCTTTGTGCGGGTGCTTTTCCTGGCGGTGGTCGGCGGCATCATCCTCAAGCTCGGCGCTGATACGTTCGGACTGCGTTTGTAA
- a CDS encoding bile acid:sodium symporter family protein — translation MPSAPASATPPNRPGTFLTRLGLDWFFFGLIAVVVLAYLAPGIGSNSSPVPWRRITTLGVAAIFFLYGLRLSPEKLKAGMRNWRLHAVVQLVTFGVFPLLALAVRPWFGPEAGQALWASVFYLCTLPSTVSTSVVMVSIAGGNLPGAIFNASISSLLGIVLTPLWVSAVLQAGGNGGHNLSGMATDLALQVLLPVVGGVLLHGRLGAWAERHKQGLRLFDQSIILLMVYTSFCESFAEDVFRGIRTTDLLLLALGMVALFAVVYAVIIGVSKLLGFTADDQITALFCGSKKSLVHGTVMAKVLFAGTAATGVLLLPTMLYHALQILLASVIAQAIGRRMAARQPAAT, via the coding sequence ATGCCATCTGCTCCTGCCTCCGCCACGCCGCCAAACCGCCCGGGCACCTTCCTCACCCGCCTCGGCCTCGATTGGTTTTTCTTCGGGCTGATTGCCGTGGTGGTGCTGGCGTACCTGGCACCGGGCATTGGCAGCAACAGCAGCCCGGTGCCGTGGCGGCGCATCACCACCCTGGGCGTGGCGGCTATCTTCTTCCTGTACGGGCTGCGGCTCAGCCCCGAAAAGCTGAAAGCCGGCATGCGCAACTGGCGCCTGCATGCCGTGGTGCAGCTCGTCACGTTCGGGGTGTTTCCGCTGCTGGCCCTGGCCGTGCGCCCGTGGTTTGGCCCCGAAGCCGGCCAAGCGCTGTGGGCCAGCGTGTTCTACCTGTGCACGCTGCCCAGCACGGTATCTACCTCGGTAGTAATGGTGAGCATTGCGGGCGGCAATTTGCCCGGCGCCATCTTCAACGCCAGCATATCCAGCCTGCTGGGCATTGTGCTCACGCCGTTGTGGGTGAGTGCAGTGCTGCAGGCGGGCGGCAACGGGGGGCACAACCTAAGTGGCATGGCTACCGATCTGGCCCTGCAGGTGCTGCTGCCGGTGGTGGGGGGCGTGCTGCTGCACGGGCGCCTAGGTGCCTGGGCCGAGCGCCATAAGCAGGGCCTGCGGCTGTTCGATCAGAGCATCATTCTGCTGATGGTGTACACCTCGTTTTGCGAGTCGTTTGCCGAAGATGTGTTCCGCGGCATCCGTACCACCGATCTGCTGCTGCTGGCCTTGGGTATGGTGGCGCTGTTTGCCGTGGTGTATGCCGTTATCATCGGCGTAAGCAAACTACTGGGCTTTACGGCCGACGACCAGATTACGGCCTTGTTCTGCGGCTCCAAAAAGTCGTTGGTGCACGGTACCGTAATGGCCAAGGTGCTGTTTGCGGGCACGGCCGCTACCGGCGTACTGTTGCTGCCCACCATGCTCTACCACGCCCTGCAGATATTGCTGGCCAGCGTAATTGCCCAGGCCATTGGCCGGCGCATGGCGGCCCGGCAGCCCGCCGCCACCTAG
- a CDS encoding M48 family metalloprotease, whose protein sequence is MNHNRIFRRLFSGLLLGWSLVSGGQATAAQPAPQRDVLREITDVVGLKPRFELRATSQVENAAAVVYGGKRFLLYNPNFVGAVNRAGRTDWAGISIIAHEMGHHLNGHTLKPGGSNPGDELEADEFSGFVLRKMGASLAEAQTAMSMVAQDYDSPTHPGRPTRLTAIGRGWQQANQQIMASVRGAVPSAQPVAVAARRPAPRPVVVQPASTGFLGKLTFRNSPNDPLYVTRNLNVVRLDSQERTAAVVGRLTRSTSADFPFVLVDVQQRMLYVSAQGGIFNPQGQQIGLLTDPS, encoded by the coding sequence ATGAACCACAACCGCATTTTTCGCCGCTTGTTTTCGGGCTTACTCCTCGGTTGGAGCCTCGTTTCGGGCGGGCAGGCCACGGCTGCTCAGCCAGCGCCGCAGCGCGATGTGCTGCGGGAAATCACGGACGTCGTGGGCCTGAAGCCGCGCTTTGAGCTGCGTGCTACTTCGCAAGTTGAAAACGCCGCCGCCGTGGTGTACGGGGGCAAGCGCTTCCTGCTATACAACCCCAATTTTGTGGGCGCCGTGAACCGCGCCGGCCGTACCGACTGGGCGGGCATCAGCATCATCGCACACGAAATGGGCCATCACCTGAACGGGCACACCCTGAAGCCCGGCGGCTCCAACCCGGGCGATGAGCTCGAAGCCGATGAGTTTTCGGGGTTTGTGCTGCGCAAGATGGGCGCCAGCCTGGCCGAGGCGCAAACGGCCATGTCGATGGTTGCTCAGGATTACGACTCGCCCACGCACCCGGGCCGCCCCACCCGCCTCACGGCAATCGGGCGCGGCTGGCAGCAGGCCAACCAGCAAATTATGGCCAGCGTACGTGGCGCGGTGCCCTCGGCCCAGCCGGTAGCCGTAGCTGCGCGTAGGCCCGCGCCGCGCCCCGTGGTGGTGCAGCCTGCCTCGACGGGCTTCTTGGGCAAGCTCACCTTCCGCAACAGCCCCAACGACCCGCTTTACGTTACCCGCAACCTCAACGTGGTACGGCTCGACTCGCAGGAGCGCACGGCCGCTGTTGTGGGCCGATTGACCCGCTCCACCAGCGCCGATTTCCCCTTCGTGCTGGTTGATGTGCAGCAGCGTATGCTTTACGTGAGTGCCCAGGGCGGCATTTTCAACCCGCAGGGTCAGCAAATCGGCCTCCTCACCGATCCTTCCTAG
- a CDS encoding lipocalin family protein has product MKKLPVYLSLALALTGLASCEKELEEVAQPTAKAEAQVQQTPQQLLAAGQWHMTDLATVSTPAGAKEAVTTSMFAHMKTTLRDNLTQFTTDGRYVLDEGATKANPQADQQKSGSYTLSEDAKTLTVKVGDSERTFAVEELSANTLRLKMTEGEGANATSYVSTFAH; this is encoded by the coding sequence ATGAAGAAACTGCCCGTTTACCTGAGCTTGGCGCTGGCCCTTACTGGCTTGGCATCGTGTGAGAAAGAATTGGAAGAAGTAGCGCAGCCCACCGCTAAAGCCGAAGCACAGGTGCAGCAGACCCCGCAGCAATTACTTGCAGCAGGACAATGGCATATGACGGACCTTGCCACCGTTTCGACCCCGGCTGGGGCCAAAGAGGCTGTAACCACCAGCATGTTTGCGCACATGAAAACCACGTTGCGCGACAACCTTACCCAGTTTACCACCGACGGCCGCTACGTGCTCGACGAGGGTGCTACCAAAGCCAACCCCCAGGCCGACCAACAAAAGTCCGGCTCGTACACGCTCAGCGAAGATGCCAAGACCCTGACCGTAAAGGTTGGCGACTCGGAGCGCACGTTCGCAGTAGAAGAACTTTCGGCTAACACCCTCCGCCTGAAAATGACCGAAGGCGAAGGTGCCAACGCCACCAGCTACGTGAGCACCTTCGCTCACTAA
- a CDS encoding glycosyl-4,4'-diaponeurosporenoate acyltransferase CrtO family protein encodes MKKLGKSAFYLWVSAMLLLTLWSTLKGLLLHPGQPSVAAAFWLGGFACTTAVAGVFGMLGLAVPVHRLLGPGFYHCVAPSHVSWLYRALRVEWLRRFLCWAYYHKPRQRQAFYGGGRARLGILLDNTQGAEIGHLLAFAAQLLLLPYFLHLGRYDLAAGAAVGNLIGNFYPIVLQRYHRMRLLQLGLGAQPHPVRLHPSL; translated from the coding sequence ATGAAAAAGCTCGGTAAATCAGCTTTTTACCTGTGGGTTTCGGCCATGTTGCTGCTCACGCTCTGGAGCACGCTCAAGGGTTTGCTGCTGCACCCGGGGCAGCCTTCGGTGGCGGCGGCTTTTTGGCTGGGCGGCTTTGCGTGCACCACCGCGGTAGCCGGCGTATTTGGGATGCTGGGCCTGGCGGTGCCGGTGCACCGCTTGCTCGGCCCCGGCTTTTACCATTGCGTTGCCCCAAGCCACGTAAGCTGGCTTTACCGCGCGTTGCGGGTGGAGTGGCTCCGCCGATTTTTGTGCTGGGCCTACTACCACAAGCCCCGGCAGCGGCAGGCGTTTTACGGCGGCGGCCGGGCCCGGCTGGGCATTTTGCTCGATAACACGCAGGGCGCCGAAATCGGCCACCTGCTGGCATTTGCGGCGCAACTGCTGCTGCTGCCGTATTTCCTGCACCTGGGCCGCTACGATTTGGCGGCCGGGGCCGCGGTGGGCAACCTCATCGGCAACTTTTACCCCATTGTGTTGCAGCGCTACCACCGCATGCGCCTGCTACAGCTGGGTTTGGGGGCGCAACCCCACCCGGTTCGGCTACATCCTTCGCTTTAG
- a CDS encoding PhzF family phenazine biosynthesis protein, with protein sequence MPAYPFLLVDAFTTRPMGGNPCAVVLDADDLSAETMQRLAREFNQSETAFVRRSSVADVAVRYFTPAEEIPLAGHPTIATAAALVHAGRISLTNGPVALQFELRDGPIGVDITPASATHPLQVTMTQRRPVFGAVHDPAVVMPLFGLVPDDVLPGAPIQTVSTGTPQLMVLLRDHDALRRAQAPDADLYNKYRSNSDFFSPHLFCLGGATPAGRTFARHFGTPPDIMEDPVTGSATGAMAAYLWHYNHLPGPDFVAEQGHWMNRPGTVQVRVVGSREAIETVQISGAAVVLVEGQLQL encoded by the coding sequence ATGCCCGCTTATCCTTTTCTGCTTGTCGATGCTTTTACCACGCGGCCTATGGGCGGCAACCCGTGCGCCGTGGTACTCGATGCCGACGACCTCTCCGCCGAAACCATGCAGCGGCTGGCGCGCGAGTTCAACCAATCCGAAACTGCGTTTGTGCGCCGCTCGTCGGTGGCCGATGTAGCCGTGCGCTACTTTACCCCTGCCGAGGAAATACCGCTGGCCGGCCACCCTACCATTGCCACGGCCGCCGCCCTGGTGCACGCCGGGCGCATCTCCCTCACCAACGGGCCGGTAGCCTTGCAATTTGAGCTGCGCGACGGGCCGATTGGGGTCGACATTACGCCTGCCTCGGCTACCCACCCGCTGCAGGTTACCATGACGCAGCGCCGCCCCGTGTTCGGCGCCGTGCACGACCCCGCCGTGGTAATGCCGCTGTTTGGCCTAGTGCCCGACGACGTGCTGCCCGGCGCCCCCATCCAAACGGTAAGCACCGGCACGCCGCAACTCATGGTGCTGCTGCGCGACCACGACGCCCTGCGCCGCGCCCAGGCCCCTGACGCTGACTTATATAATAAGTACCGGAGCAACAGCGACTTCTTCAGCCCGCACTTGTTTTGCCTGGGTGGTGCAACACCGGCCGGCCGCACCTTTGCCCGCCACTTCGGCACGCCGCCCGATATCATGGAAGACCCCGTAACAGGTTCGGCCACCGGCGCCATGGCCGCCTACCTCTGGCACTACAACCACCTGCCCGGCCCCGATTTTGTAGCCGAGCAAGGCCACTGGATGAACCGCCCCGGCACGGTGCAAGTGCGCGTGGTGGGCAGCCGCGAGGCCATCGAAACCGTGCAAATCAGCGGAGCTGCCGTGGTGTTGGTTGAAGGCCAGCTTCAGCTGTAG
- a CDS encoding class IV adenylate cyclase, translating into MSSAAPAHRYQDFSAKARCSDAAPLAAVLDHLGAHFIGTDHQRDTYYATSRGKLKLREGNIEHILIHYERLPDAHGLERTHVYRYDQHPTPELLTQALAGRAVLGVVEKTRRIYRLGHIKIHLDLFATGEQFVEVEVQDHLGQRNLEQLREECLEFLQRLGIAPGELLNNGYLPQPNT; encoded by the coding sequence ATGAGCAGTGCTGCACCCGCCCACCGCTACCAGGACTTTTCGGCCAAAGCCCGCTGCTCCGATGCGGCCCCGCTCGCGGCAGTGCTCGACCACCTAGGGGCGCATTTCATCGGCACCGACCACCAGCGCGACACCTACTACGCCACCTCCCGCGGCAAGCTTAAGCTGCGCGAAGGCAACATCGAGCACATCCTGATTCACTACGAGCGCCTGCCCGACGCGCACGGCCTCGAGCGCACCCACGTGTACCGCTACGACCAACACCCCACGCCCGAGCTACTGACCCAGGCACTGGCGGGCCGCGCGGTGCTGGGTGTGGTCGAGAAAACGCGCCGCATTTACCGCCTAGGGCACATCAAAATTCACCTCGACCTGTTTGCCACAGGCGAGCAGTTTGTGGAGGTAGAAGTACAAGACCACCTGGGGCAGCGCAACCTGGAGCAGCTACGGGAGGAATGCCTGGAATTCTTGCAACGGCTCGGCATTGCGCCCGGCGAGTTGCTGAACAACGGGTATTTGCCGCAGCCCAACACCTGA
- a CDS encoding ankyrin repeat domain-containing protein — protein sequence MKKFLLLFGLLLGVVFTSAAQAPNKDLFKAVMKNDAATVEALLKGGADANTPIEVMPGFKTTYLITAATNGNLDIVKKLVQYKAQVNAKDAGLETALMAAAARGDKAMVEFLLASGADAKATDSQGNTALNSAKTGGNKEVISLIEQKSK from the coding sequence ATGAAAAAATTCCTTCTCCTTTTCGGCCTGTTGCTGGGCGTGGTGTTTACGAGTGCTGCCCAGGCCCCCAACAAGGATTTGTTTAAGGCAGTGATGAAAAACGACGCTGCCACAGTGGAAGCCCTGCTCAAAGGTGGCGCCGATGCCAACACGCCCATCGAAGTAATGCCCGGCTTCAAAACCACTTACCTGATTACCGCTGCCACCAACGGCAATTTGGATATTGTAAAGAAGCTCGTGCAATATAAAGCGCAAGTAAACGCCAAAGATGCCGGCCTGGAAACCGCCCTGATGGCCGCCGCCGCCCGCGGCGACAAAGCCATGGTGGAGTTTCTGCTGGCCAGCGGCGCCGATGCCAAAGCCACCGACAGCCAGGGCAACACGGCCCTGAACTCGGCCAAAACCGGCGGCAACAAAGAAGTTATCAGCCTGATCGAGCAAAAGTCGAAGTAA
- a CDS encoding MDR family MFS transporter, whose protein sequence is MHHPLTHRDRMLTLAGVLIAMFLGALDQTIVSTALPRIVADLQGLDRFTWVATAYLAASTALVPIYGKLADTFPRRNIEIVAVSVFLLGSALCGLAGEFGPLPLLGDGMSQLIFFRVVQGFGGAGLFALAFIIIADLFPPAERGRYQGYVGAVFGISSVLGPFLGGLLTDLGDNLLPGVAGWRLVFYVNLPLGAVALWFILKNMPKLRPTGASTRLDVLAALLLIGGVGALIVALQLNKAIYPWASAPTLGLLGTAAALLALFVLRSVRSEHPILDFNLFDNKVFRSANAALFLLGGTFLSIIIFEPLFMVNVLGTSATRAGMSLIPLSLGVVTGSNVAGQMVSRRGGHYKRWMLAGGALLLVGLGLMTTLSAATTYWQVLLYVFVCGVGVGPSMPLYTLAVQNATEPRLIGQATSASQFFRQIGGVVAAALLGTVLTLQLATALPAPAATASSPAAAHSAIGEGPALPAATTTAGGQATPAVRLAFTEAIGTIYLITMGLVVLGLGATLLIPELPLRKTNAAAPPVLAE, encoded by the coding sequence ATGCACCACCCGCTTACGCACCGCGACCGAATGCTCACCCTGGCCGGCGTACTGATTGCCATGTTTCTGGGGGCGCTCGATCAAACCATCGTATCGACGGCGCTGCCGCGCATTGTGGCCGATTTGCAGGGGCTCGACCGGTTTACGTGGGTAGCTACGGCCTACCTGGCGGCCAGCACCGCGCTGGTGCCCATTTACGGCAAGCTGGCCGATACCTTCCCGCGGCGCAACATCGAAATCGTGGCCGTATCGGTGTTTTTGCTGGGCTCGGCGCTGTGCGGGCTGGCCGGCGAGTTCGGCCCGTTGCCGCTGCTCGGCGACGGCATGAGCCAGCTTATCTTCTTTCGGGTGGTGCAGGGCTTTGGCGGCGCGGGGCTGTTTGCCCTGGCTTTCATCATCATTGCCGATTTGTTTCCGCCGGCCGAGCGCGGCCGGTACCAGGGCTACGTGGGCGCAGTGTTCGGCATTTCGTCGGTGCTGGGTCCCTTCCTGGGCGGGCTGCTCACCGACCTAGGCGACAACCTGCTGCCCGGCGTGGCCGGCTGGCGGCTGGTGTTCTACGTGAACCTGCCCCTAGGTGCCGTGGCCCTGTGGTTTATCCTAAAGAACATGCCCAAGCTGCGTCCCACCGGCGCCAGCACCCGCCTCGATGTGCTGGCGGCCCTGCTGCTCATCGGCGGCGTGGGTGCCCTTATTGTGGCCCTGCAGCTCAACAAGGCTATTTATCCCTGGGCATCGGCCCCCACCCTGGGGTTGCTGGGCACGGCGGCGGCGCTGCTAGCCTTGTTTGTGTTGCGCTCGGTGCGCTCCGAGCATCCCATCCTCGATTTCAACTTGTTCGACAACAAGGTGTTTCGCTCGGCCAACGCGGCGTTGTTTCTGCTGGGCGGCACTTTCCTGAGCATCATCATTTTCGAGCCGCTGTTTATGGTGAATGTGCTGGGCACCTCGGCCACCCGGGCCGGCATGAGTTTGATTCCGCTTTCCCTAGGTGTGGTTACGGGCTCCAACGTGGCGGGGCAAATGGTATCGCGGCGGGGCGGGCACTACAAGCGCTGGATGCTGGCTGGCGGCGCGCTGCTGCTGGTGGGGCTGGGGCTGATGACCACGCTTTCGGCCGCTACCACTTACTGGCAGGTGCTGCTATACGTGTTTGTGTGCGGCGTGGGCGTGGGCCCGAGCATGCCGCTGTATACCCTTGCGGTTCAGAACGCTACCGAGCCGCGCCTGATCGGGCAAGCCACCTCGGCGAGCCAGTTTTTCCGGCAGATTGGCGGCGTGGTGGCCGCTGCGCTGCTCGGCACGGTGCTTACGCTGCAGCTGGCCACGGCGCTGCCGGCCCCAGCAGCCACGGCCAGCTCGCCCGCTGCCGCGCACAGCGCCATCGGCGAAGGCCCCGCTTTGCCGGCTGCAACCACCACGGCTGGCGGGCAAGCCACCCCGGCCGTTCGGCTGGCCTTCACCGAAGCAATCGGCACCATTTACCTGATTACGATGGGGTTGGTGGTGCTGGGCCTGGGTGCCACGTTGCTGATTCCGGAGCTGCCGCTGCGCAAAACCAACGCTGCGGCCCCGCCGGTGTTGGCCGAGTAA
- the phhA gene encoding phenylalanine 4-monooxygenase, with amino-acid sequence MQAPLQQHYDQYTAEDRQVWQLLFERQLQALPGRAAPEFMEGLARIGFTADRIPDFRQVNPLLRRLTGWELVAVPGIVDDAAFFGMLAAKQFPATTWLRKLSELDYLEEPDMFHDVFGHVPLLTNAEFCRFLHQLGHIGLRHASDPAAVELLARLYWFTVEFGLIRDAGSGEARIYGAGILSSAGETRFSLGEEPLRLPFSVPTVLDTAFRKDEFQTNYFVLESLDQLYATLPQVQQVLREAIVTEA; translated from the coding sequence ATGCAAGCCCCCCTCCAACAACACTACGACCAGTACACCGCCGAAGACCGCCAGGTGTGGCAACTGCTCTTTGAACGCCAGCTGCAAGCCTTGCCGGGCCGCGCTGCCCCGGAGTTTATGGAAGGCCTGGCGCGCATCGGCTTCACCGCCGACCGCATTCCGGATTTTCGGCAGGTAAATCCGTTGCTCCGTCGCCTCACGGGCTGGGAGCTGGTAGCCGTGCCCGGCATTGTGGACGATGCCGCGTTCTTTGGCATGCTGGCCGCCAAGCAGTTTCCGGCCACCACCTGGCTGCGCAAGCTTTCGGAGCTCGACTACCTGGAGGAGCCCGATATGTTTCACGACGTGTTCGGCCACGTGCCCTTGCTCACCAACGCCGAGTTTTGCCGCTTCTTGCACCAGCTAGGCCACATTGGGCTGCGCCACGCCTCCGACCCGGCTGCCGTGGAGCTGCTGGCGCGCCTGTACTGGTTTACGGTTGAGTTCGGCCTGATTCGCGACGCGGGCAGCGGCGAGGCGCGCATCTACGGTGCGGGTATTCTGTCGTCGGCGGGCGAAACGCGCTTCAGCCTCGGCGAGGAACCCCTGCGCCTGCCTTTCAGCGTGCCCACCGTGCTCGATACCGCCTTCCGCAAAGACGAGTTCCAGACCAACTACTTCGTGCTGGAGTCGCTCGATCAGCTGTACGCTACCCTGCCGCAGGTGCAACAGGTTCTGCGCGAAGCCATTGTAACCGAAGCCTAG
- a CDS encoding SDR family NAD(P)-dependent oxidoreductase: MKQQSSRNTWLKAAGIGAAVAAAALWANRRGSYDLRGKVVLITGGSRGLGLVLARQAAAEGARVAICARDADELERARKELLAEGTEILALSRDLSDETEVRTMVAEVRNELGPIDVLINNAGIITGGPLEHMDVRDYQESMDIHFWAALHAMYAVLPDMKRRREGRIINIASVGGKVAVPHLAPYCASKFALVGLSEGFRAELLRYGVYVTTVCPGLMRTGSPRQAIVKGQHLLEFAWFMVADSLPVLTVSAQYAARQVWNAARRGDAELILGMPAKIISLLHGIAPGTVANVLSMANRSLPGPTGEAGNERRRGFESESAVTRSWLTTLTRKAERENNELNNHSPYPA; this comes from the coding sequence ATGAAGCAGCAATCCTCCCGCAATACCTGGCTCAAAGCCGCCGGCATAGGTGCCGCCGTAGCAGCCGCTGCCCTTTGGGCCAACCGCCGTGGTTCGTACGACTTGCGCGGCAAAGTAGTGCTGATAACCGGCGGTTCGCGCGGCCTCGGGCTGGTACTGGCCCGGCAGGCCGCCGCCGAGGGTGCCCGCGTGGCCATCTGCGCCCGCGACGCCGACGAGCTGGAGCGCGCCCGCAAGGAGCTGCTGGCCGAGGGCACCGAAATTCTGGCCCTGTCGCGCGACCTCAGCGACGAAACCGAGGTGCGCACCATGGTGGCCGAGGTGCGCAACGAGTTGGGCCCGATTGACGTGCTCATCAACAACGCCGGCATCATCACGGGCGGCCCGCTCGAGCACATGGATGTGCGCGACTACCAGGAGTCGATGGACATCCACTTCTGGGCCGCGCTGCACGCCATGTACGCCGTGCTACCCGACATGAAGCGCCGCCGCGAAGGGCGCATCATCAACATTGCCTCGGTAGGAGGCAAGGTAGCCGTGCCGCACCTGGCGCCTTACTGCGCCAGCAAATTTGCTTTGGTGGGCTTGTCCGAAGGCTTTCGGGCCGAGCTACTGCGCTACGGCGTGTACGTTACTACCGTGTGCCCGGGCCTGATGCGCACCGGCTCGCCGCGCCAGGCCATCGTGAAAGGGCAGCACTTGCTGGAGTTTGCCTGGTTTATGGTGGCCGACTCGCTGCCGGTGCTTACCGTAAGCGCCCAGTACGCGGCCCGGCAAGTGTGGAATGCGGCCCGCCGCGGCGACGCGGAGCTGATTCTGGGGATGCCGGCCAAAATCATTTCGTTGCTCCACGGCATCGCGCCGGGCACCGTGGCCAACGTGCTCAGCATGGCCAACCGGAGCCTGCCCGGGCCCACCGGCGAGGCGGGCAACGAGCGGCGGCGCGGGTTCGAGAGCGAATCGGCTGTTACCAGATCGTGGCTGACCACGCTTACGCGCAAGGCCGAACGCGAAAACAACGAGCTGAACAACCACTCGCCGTATCCGGCTTAA